From the genome of Vicia villosa cultivar HV-30 ecotype Madison, WI linkage group LG2, Vvil1.0, whole genome shotgun sequence, one region includes:
- the LOC131649406 gene encoding uncharacterized protein LOC131649406 yields MAGVVPTEMSANSPRRTAQFARNAQGGANTEMKTGILQLVYANPFTGMDHEDPFAHLTKFYEIAGSTGVDAANEESLFKRLFPHSLVGKSKEWYLDQPPNVMTDWNLLEEKFLERFFPQSRFMEAKTAIAVFTQGGNESLNEAWERFKSMLRKCKGHGAEDATMIIDRMALNDLQTQHDRSPSQRKPGVLELNTNDAILAQNKILSQQVELLTKQMSKLPQQMKEIHEMQMTSQVASCELCKGDHPTGFCPPPEGEEVNFVNNQHQGYQRQPPYQHQGYQRNNQGFQPSRFNNQHNQHQSPYQSPNPQGQGQQSQGGGSKLEDTLNQFMQVSMENQKTNVAAIKNLENQVGQLAKQLAEQQTGPSFSANTQPNPKEYCKAIITRSGKEVSNGERKEIVVEDDGFVVVEGEEDEIVVEEEKRKEEEECYNPKKSPKEGIRSGTSHLAGYHRRHLHREWSH; encoded by the exons ATGGCGGGTGTGGTTCCAACCGAAATGTCCGCCAATAGTCCAAGACGTACCGCCCAATTCGCACGCAATGCTCAAGGTGGTGCAAATACGGAAATGAAGACCGGAATACTTCAACTTGTTTATGCAAACCCATTCACCGGAATGGATCATGAAGACCCTTTTGCAcatctcaccaaattttatgagatAGCGGGTTCAACGGGAGTTGATGCGGCAAATGAAGAATCATTGTTCAAGAGACTATTTCCACATTCATTAGTGGGGAAATCCAAAGAGTGGTATCTTGATCAACCACCAAACGTGATGACGGATTGGAATCTATTGGAAGAGAAGTTTTTAGAGAGATTTTTTCCTCAATCCCGATTCATGGAAGCCAAAACGGCAATTGCGGTTTTCACTCAAGGAGGCAACGAATCCTTAAATGAGGCTTGGGAAAGATTTAAATCCATGCTTAGAAAATGCAAGGGTCATGG TGCGGAGGATGCAACAATGATAATCGATCGCATGGCACTCAATGATCTCCAAACTCAACACGATAGGAGTCCATCACAAAGGaagccgggagttcttgaattaaACACCAATGATGCTATCCTCGCTCAAAACAAAATCCTTTCTCAACAAGTCGAGTTACTCACCAAGCAAATGTCAAAGCTCCCACAACAAATGAAGGAGATTCATGAAATGCAAATGACTTCTCAAGTAGCAAGTTGTGAACTTTGCAAAGGTGATCACCCTACCGGCTTTTGTCCACCACCCGAAGGAGAGGAAGTTAATTTTGTGAACAACCAACATCAAGGCTATCAAAGGCAACCTCCGTACCaacatcaaggttatcaaaggaacaaccaaggTTTCCAACCCTCAAGATTCAACAACCAACACAATCAACATCAAAGTCCATATCAAAGTCCGAATCCACAAGGCCAAGGTCAACAATCTCAAGGAGGAGGCTCAAAGTTGGAAGATACACTCAACCAATTCATGCAAGTTTCTATGGAGAACCAAAAGACTAATGTGGCTGCCATAAAGAACTTAGAAAATCAAGTGGGGCAGCTTGCAAAACAATTGGCCGAACAACAAACGGGACCTTCTTTTTCCGCAAACACTCAACCTAACCCAAAGGAGTATTGCAAGGCAATTATTACACGGAGTGGCAAGGAAGTGAGTAATGGGGAGAGAAAGGAAATAGTAGTGGAGGATGatggatttgttgttgttgagggtGAGGAGGATGAGATAGtggtagaagaagaaaaaagaaaagaagaggaGGAG tgctataatccaaAGAAATCTCCCAAGGAAGGAATCCGATCCGGGACGAGTCATCTTGCCGGTTACCATCGGAGACACTTACATCGGGAATGGTCTCATTGA